The Primulina tabacum isolate GXHZ01 chromosome 10, ASM2559414v2, whole genome shotgun sequence region CCTGCTTCAGTAAGCAACTGGAGAGCATAATGTCGTTGACAAATGGAGATACCACGAGAAGATCTCGCTACTTCGATCCCTAGAAAATACTTCAAACTGCCCAAGTCCTTCAGTTTAAAATGACTATCCAAGAATATCTTCAAATCTAATGCTTCTTTTTCATTGTTCGTCGCAATAACAATGTCATCAACACAGACTaataatgctaaaaaaataTCACCTCTTGATCGAGTAAACAAAGAATTATCAGCATGTGATTGACGAAAACCAATGGTGAGTAATGTGGATGAAAACTTGGAGAACCATTGACGTGAGGCCtgcttaagaccatataaagatTTATGCAACTTACAAACTGCATCTGCGGGAAGATCTTCCTTTTGGCGGTGATATCCTGGAGGTAGTGCCATATACACCTCCTCAACCAAATCACCATGCAAGAAGGCATTATTTACATCGAGTTGGGTAAGGGACCATTCGCGAATTGCAGCCAATGCTAGCAAGGTTCTGACCGTTACAATTTTGGCCACGGGTGAAAATGTTTCAAAGTAGTCCACCCCCTCTTGTTGTGTGTATCCCTTAGCAACCAATCGGGCTTTGTACCTTTCTAGTGAACCATCAGCTCGAAATTTGGCTTTATACACCCAACGACATCCTACAACACTCTTGCCATGTGGCAAAGAAACAATAGACCAAGTTCGATTACTTTCTAGAGCTTGCAATTCAGCATCCATGGCTATGCACCACTCTGGTTTCATAACAGCTTGGGAGAAAGTGTCTGGCTCAACAATGGAAGAGATATTATTAACAAGAACTTGGTAAGAACTGGAAAGCTTATGCACACTAAGGACAGAAGATAAAGGGTGAAAGGTGGAGGAAGAAGAAGAGAATGTAGTAGCGTAGCAATGATAATCACTCAACCATGCAGGTTTGGTTGAATTTCGATGTGGACGGGCAGCAACCTCATTATTGGAGTTTATAACTGGGGAATCCAAAGGTTGTGGAGATAAACCAAGCTGAGTTGGTAACACAGAATCAGCAAAGATATTGGAGTCGACAGGAGAACGAGATTCGCATTGAAAAGGGAAAACATTCTCATGAAATGTAACATCTCGAGATATGTAAATCTCATTGGTGAGAAGATTAAGCAATTTATATGCTTTATAACCAGGGGGATAGCCAAGGAGAACAGACCTTATTGCTCGAGGAGAGAACTTTGTGCGATGACTAAGGAGGGTTGAACCATAGCACATGCAACCAAACACCTTGAGGTGTGAATAGGAGGGACTTTTGTGAAAGAGCAAATCAAATGGAGATTTATTTGATAAAAGGGAAGTAGGTGTGCGATTAATAAGGTATATGGATGTGAGAATACAATCACTCCAGTAGTCTAAAGGGATATGAGATTGAAATAATAAAGCTCGAGCCACATTCAAGATGTGCTGATGCTTTCTTTCCACAACTGAATTCTGTTGCGGTCGCTCCACACAAGAACGAAATGGGATTATCCCTTCGGACTTGAAAAATTTAGAAACTTAAGTTCTGGAGCATTGTCTGATCGGACTGATTTTATTCGTTTATCAAATTGTGTATGAATCATTCGACAGTAAGAAGGAAATACATGCAACACATCAGATTTAGACTTGAGCAAATAAACCCaagtatatcgagaatgatcaTCTACAATtgtgagaaaatatttgaaacCATCAACACTTAAAGGGCTAAAGGGTCCCCAGATATCAATATGAATCAAATCAAAAGTGTTATTGGATAGtgaattatttgaaataaaaggCAATCGTCTTTGTTTTGACAAAGGACATATGTCACAATTCAACATATCAGCATTATTGATGGGATTAATGCCCAAAATCTTTCCCAAAACAGACAACTTGGGAAAAGAAGCATGTCCGAATCTATAATGCCAAATTTGAGACTTGGAAAAGGAAACATTACAAAGTGAAGCAGGAGCTGGAAATTGGCACAGAATGTATAGATCACCCATTCTTCTACCCATCCCAATCATCTTGTTCTGTTTGAGAACCTGAATTTGACAAGAATCAGGAAGAAAAGAAACTGAGCAAGGAATTTGCTTGGTTAATGAACTGATGGACATCAAGTTAAAATTAAAATGGGGAACATAGAGAACATCTTTCAAGATTAACTCACTGGACAACCTAACTGTACCTATATGTGTAACAGAGACTTTCGAATTATTAGGCAATGTGACACTAGAATAGAACGGTTTGGAGTCGTGGAATAACCTCAAGGAACAACAAATATGGTGTGTGGCGCCCGTATCTATGATCCAAGACAAAGAAAGAATAGGGGCATGATCAGTGGATAATGAGGATGTACCGGTGAAACAAGGTGTAATATCAGGTTGGTGCTATGAAACCAAAGTATTGTTGTCACCAAGCTAAAGTTGCGAGCTTAAGAAAGCAATCAGCTGTCGGCAATGGTCTGGTTTCAGATTCTCACCAATTGTGGACAGTACGTCATCAGGACAGCTGCGAGCATGATTAACATGGACCTTTCCTTCACTCTGTTTTTGCTTATACTTTGGATGACTGGGAGGATATCCGTGCAACTTGTAACACTTGTCGACAGTGTGATTAGGAAAGTGGCAATGTGAACAAATACACCTATCAAATGTGCTTCCCTTAACAGTAGGGGCACCTCTCACAGCAGCAGCATTCGAGGTATTGAAGACCAATGATTGACCAGGAATCGCAGAAACATCATGATGTATAGACCTCAAAGcagtgctctgataccactgctCGAATCTTCAAAGGACATCCGACCACCTGAATTGTTCGAGCTTATAGCTGGAGACGGAATTGGCACTTGATTCCCTCTCGCCATTGAAGACAATCAGAGTTACAGCTCAAAAATTTGAtttatgctctgataccatattagAAATTGAAGAACACCGGAAGCTAAGAAACGAGAGGAGTGAAAACTTTGCTTTCTAAAGAAATGAATCCAATGTCTTACAATAACCGTCAACGATGTACCCTATTATATCAATACAAAAATGCACGCTTATGCTATAAGGAACACGCTTAACAAATACAAATAGAAGAAACGTGTTTcactttatttaataaaaagttTTTCTGTGTGTAAATATAATCAAGTGGATGTTGGGGAAAAAGACTTTACCGCAGGAATAAGAGTGGGGGTTGGGTTGTTTATTACGGGATTATGGCATTATCGTAAATATTCTGCCAGCATGGTTTTGACATTACATATTCCAGGATTTCTATTGGGTATGAAACCTGTAACCACTGAATACAGAAGGTTATGGTTATTTTATATGAGATTCTATGAATTTTCGGTATTCTTTTCATTCTTCTGTGATGATTCATTTGTTCTCCCGAGTTGGTGTTTCGTGGTAATGATTCTAGTATTTGCTTCTGGATGTGGTAGATGTAATCACGACTGAGTAAAAAATAAGGGGATGAGGTCGATGTTGGTGCCTCTTCTGCTCTCGACTTTTGTTTTGTACAGCTTCATAAGCAATGCAAATGCTGGTGTGACTAGTGCCTTTGTTCGTAATGAGTGGCCATCAGTTGATATTCCTTTGGACAATGAAGTTTTTGCAGTGCCTAAAGGTTACAATGCTCCACAGCAGGTAAGCCTGCATGTTCTAGATGATTCACATGGTCCCATTTGACAAAGAGTATATTAGTGTTGACTGCTTAGAGAATCAGAGAAACAATATTTATCAAAAGATTTCAAGGACATCATTGTTTTTCTTTGTTACTCAGCACCGTCTGTATAAATTTTTGTAACCTGTACTTCAGGGTTACAACAGGATGGTggtaaaatatgaataaaatgaATGTATAATAACTTTCTCTAAAGTATTAGGGTGCCCATACAGAATGATTAAGATTCAAGTCTTTGTGATTCTCCACATGAAAATTCTGGTTAACTTCAAATCATTTGTTGAAGATTGCTGAATGTATACGCTTGGTAATATCGGACTCACTCAATCGGACGTATAATTTTTCAGTTCCATTTTCTTTTTTGAATTACTTAGTGTTTTCCTATGTTTTAATGGTGTTTTAACACGCTTTGATTTGTATTTTCAGGTGCACATTACACAAGGTGATTATGATGGAAAGGCTGTCATAATCTCATGGATGACAACTGACGAGCCAGGGCCCAACACAGTTCGATATGGATTATCAGAGGGAAAATATGAATTCACAGCAGATGGAACAGTTCAAAACTATACCTTTTATAGTTATAAATCTGGATATATTCATCAGTGTCTAGTTGATGGTCTTCAGGTACCAGTGAACTGAATTTTGTTATTTACAGCAACACGTTGACACCTAGattcagtaaaataaaaaaagaagctCTTTCTTCTCTTCTTGTAAAACACGGTAGGCATGTATGTGTTTGAATCAGAAGATACATTTGCTTTCCTAGATTTGGTGATTTCAGTATATAACAGATGCCCCAAAGTACTCATATTGTAGTCTATTGCACAACAGGTTCTCTTTACTCGTTTAAGATGGCTGCTATTTTTGCAGTACTCTACAAAGTATTACTATGAGATTGGGAGTGGTGATTCTTCCAGAAGGTTTTGGTTCCAAACACCTCCAGATATTGATCCAGATGCTTCTTACAAATTTGGAATTATTGGTAAGTTTTTCTTTTATATTAATACCCAAGTTAGCTAACGCCATTCTTGAGAGATGATGGGTAGGAAATATACTGCtaagaaaataaattattcatctCTCTAGATCTTTGATAGGATTTTCTGAGTCATGTACAACCTTTGGTGTCAGCAGACTGCAATGGGCTTTTGTACCTTGAAAAGCCGGTTCAGTATTTGATGAAAACTGTCTTTGCACAGACAAGGTCAATAATATGTTCCCCAACCTAGTTATGTTAAACAGCTATGGGAAGCAAATAAGAGCTGAACTGTCCAGGATACACTGTACACATTGAGATTGTCCTAgagtttttgaaaaatctgtATTAGGTGTACGAGTGAGAAAAGATTAAACTGCAAATATGTAAAGGTTTATGTTGAAGTTCTGCTTCGTGTGTATTACAGTCTGTTACAATGTGCTCTGCACGGACGAAAAATCAACTTTCAGTTTACTTGAAGCTCATTTCATGTTCAATGGTGAACGAGTTGTGGTTTATCTTGAATTTAAGGAAGTGAACTCTGAGTTATCTCGTCTATCTGTTGTATTATGGATTCTATCGTTTCTGTGACAGGCACAGAAAACTTGATTCGACAAAAATACTTTAAATTCCTCCATATATCATCTCTCCCTGAAGAACTTCCAGGAATGAAATCTGATGCTCTTGatattatgaatgaaatatagAAATTTCTAAGGAAAATAATTTGGACATTTAAGGTCTTCTAGACTATAAGAAATTTTAGCGTGAGTCCTCTTGAAATGAGTCTACGAGATCCAAAAATATATGACATTTAGTGGTTAACAGAGTATTAATGAGATCCCAGTTTTGGAGATGTAAGACTTCACGAAACTTGTATTATTTTTTGACTTAATGAGAGATGAAAAAAGGGGAGGGGGTAAGGGGAGTGGTGTGGGTTGGTGCTCAATTGCCAGTGTACTTGAACAACTTTTCCATAAgctataaaaaaaacattatatGGGTTCTTGCATTCAAAGCACTCATTCATCTTCAGTCTTTTGTGCCCATCATATTTCAGTTAACTTTTATGCTACCAATTTGATTTTAGTTCGCAAATTTAAGGAGGTGTTGCAAAATTATTAATGTTACTTGATTGATGTTTGGTTCATGAAATCTCCTCTAGTTATAGTAGCAAGAAGTCAAGAACTTTGTTTATCTAAAGCATTCTGTTTTTGAGAATGATGCATTGGGTTGGAATGGTTAAAATGGACAGCTTGATAAAGATTTGAGCTTTGTTGTGATGAGtcctttttaatttttatttcgtCTAAAATCGACCCTGATGAAAACGAGGGATTTCGGTAGGTATGGATGGGTTTGGGATGACATTTGGGTGAGCGATGGTTCCTTAGGAAGTTCATTTACCTGCTTGATCATCTTGTTTTGTATGACCAAAAATTCATTTGTGACATTCCCATCTGTTGACCCAATCAAATTGTTGAGACTCAGTTAAGCATGACTGACTTAGAGCCAAGAATCATGCAAGCaaatttcatggaatatttCGGGGGATACGATTCATCATTTTCAAACCTGTAATTGTTGGCGGCATATTCTTGCTTTTGAGCTTGATCTTTATGCCACCATTATCTTATAGTTTTTTTTACATGGCATGTGAgctgaataaatttttttaatgaaatgatTTACATTTATTTTCCTTATGGAATGCTCATTTATGAATCATATTCTTTATATTTTGTAGGTGATCTTGGTCAAACATATAATTCCCTTTCAACAATTGAGCATTGTGGGCAGACTGATGCACATGCTATCTTATTTGTTGGCGATCTTTCTTATGCTGATAGATACGATTATAATGATGTTGGTATCCGCTGGGATTCATGGGGTCGTTTTGTTGAGCGTAGTGCAGCTTATCGTCCATGGATCTGGTCGGCTGGAAATCATGAGATAGAGTACTTTCCACATTTGGTAATAATATGCAGAATGCAGAGACTAAAGACAGctagaaaaaaataattatctacgATTTTAGTTGTGGGGAGAGGGAGTGGGGGATGTTGACTTtactttttcttttattgatattaattttcttaatttcaacCTTTTTATTCCATTCCCTCCGTGATTCTACAGAACATATATTCCTATTGCAAAATCCTTGCCAGTTCAATTTAATTGCCTGAAGAtgagtattttttttttgagtcaATGAAGATAGGTAATATCTAGTGCTATATTCTGTTCTTGTCAGAGTCTACTTACcactagaaaaaaaattaactacTTAAGAGACGGTTTCTTGTCAAAAAATTATCTTCATTTGGATTCTACCGATTGAGCAAAGATGTAGGCATTTCGTATTGATGGTCACTGGTTGTTTTCTAAATCAGATTTTTTTGTTTCAGTAGTGAAGTACTGAGATGCTTTTTCCGATTCTCTTACGAGAACTGTGAGAAAACATCTCAAATAGAGGCAACATGATAACAGCTTCCATATGCTATTTGTAGAACTTCTCTTAATGccctttatttttcaaattttcagcGGGAAGTAATTCCATTTCGAAATTATCTTCATAGATACCCCACACCTTATGTTGCTAGTGAGAGCAGTAGCCCACTTTGGTATGCCGTGAGACGGGCGTCTGCTCACGTAATTGTCCTGTCTAGCTACTCTCCATTTGGTAAGTTTTGATTACCACGATTGTAGTTGTGTTACTTTCATGAAATAGGATTAATTTCTACTAACAATGGAGAATTATCTATATTGTTTAAAGGAAGAGTTTGGATTCTTGTTTCAGCTTGATGAGCATCTACTACATTTCTTATATACTTGGGTGCTAGCACGTTTGGTCCCTCCTATGCTGAGTAATCAATTGTCTGGTTAGGAAAGCCTTGATACGGTCACAATTTTCAATTATGCATTCTATTAGGTTACATATCATGTTTCACAAGAATTTATCAATCTTCCCCATGGTTTCGGTCTTGTGAATTAGTATTCACTACATGTTACAATGTACTATAGCATATCATTTTCACATTCATGCTTCCAACTTATCTTTGATTACAGTTAAATGAATAGAATTTATCTCATATGGCAAGGAATGGTTGGTTTTCATGTAATTTTAGTACGTTGAACGCCAACAGTTGATGACTGTTGTGAAAACTGTGATTATATTCTAACTTTCTTCTTCTATCTGTTATTCTAAAATAAACTTGAAAAAAAAGTTATTTGCGGTAGTGTATTAATGGTTTATTAGTCATTTTCATCTGACAGTCTTCTTCTGCATTGATTTTTTCccattaatttttatgcatgaataaATCACTTTATGTCTCTCAATTTCAGTTAAATATACTCCTCAGTGGACGTGGCTTGCTCAAGAGTTGAAACATGTAGACAGGGAGAAGACTCCTTGGCTTATTGTCCTGATGCATGCTCCAATTTACAATAGCAATGCTGCTCATTTCATGGAGGGAGAAAGCATGAGAATTGTTTTTGAGAGCTGGTTTTGTCACTATAAAGTCGATGTTGTTTTTGCTGGTCATGTCCATGCCTACGAAAGATCGGTTTGTCTCTTCATCCAACTATacctttttttcctttttaacaTTTACTTGTTGTATTTATGCAAAGCTGACCATCCATACAAGTTTATGACGTTGGATTTTGCCAAGGCAGATAATTTTTGTCAAACTGTCTCATGGTTATTCTAGTAAAACCTGAAAGGTTGTTCGCCCTCACGTGATTCATTTTTGAGGCTCTTTATTTGCTCATTTCTTTACTACCGTTTTGTCTCTTAGTAAAAAAGTTTCCATTCCCCACGTTATCATTACACCTTGTGTTTATGATGAGTTACCTGATGGGCTTTTCTACTCTCAGTACCGAATCTCAAACATTCAATACAATGTATCAACTGGAGCTTCCTACCCTGTGCCAGATAAATCGGCTCCTGTGTACATTACTGTTGGAGATGGAGGAAATCAGGAAGGTCTAGCTTTAAGGTATGGCACAGCATGTTAGATTGATTTAGTTGGTCTCTCCTCAGAATCTTCACTTGACATCGGAACTACATTTTTTATATGCTTAATCGAATTTGATGCCTCTGCAGATTTAGAGATCCCCAACCAGATTATTCTGCTTTTCGGGAAGCCAGTTATGGACACTCCACCTTAGAGATAAAAAACAGAACACACGCACTTTACCACTGGAATCGGAATGATGATGGCAAAAGGGTGCCAACAGATTCATTTGTGCTACACAATCAGTACTGGTAATTTGAGTAAAGTGCATAATATCTGAGGTTGAGATATCTTTTTCTTTGCCTGCATGTAGACCGTCataatccaattttttttttcaaaccagtTGGTGTCATTATATGGATCTATCCACTTCAATATGCTTTGGCTTAAATTTAATCGCCCCCAAGTCATTTAAATTATATTCAATAACTTCGTGC contains the following coding sequences:
- the LOC142504808 gene encoding bifunctional purple acid phosphatase 26-like — protein: MRSMLVPLLLSTFVLYSFISNANAGVTSAFVRNEWPSVDIPLDNEVFAVPKGYNAPQQVHITQGDYDGKAVIISWMTTDEPGPNTVRYGLSEGKYEFTADGTVQNYTFYSYKSGYIHQCLVDGLQYSTKYYYEIGSGDSSRRFWFQTPPDIDPDASYKFGIIGDLGQTYNSLSTIEHCGQTDAHAILFVGDLSYADRYDYNDVGIRWDSWGRFVERSAAYRPWIWSAGNHEIEYFPHLREVIPFRNYLHRYPTPYVASESSSPLWYAVRRASAHVIVLSSYSPFVKYTPQWTWLAQELKHVDREKTPWLIVLMHAPIYNSNAAHFMEGESMRIVFESWFCHYKVDVVFAGHVHAYERSYRISNIQYNVSTGASYPVPDKSAPVYITVGDGGNQEGLALRFRDPQPDYSAFREASYGHSTLEIKNRTHALYHWNRNDDGKRVPTDSFVLHNQYWGDNHRRRKLKKNYLHSIISIMAHSQ